The DNA region AGATATCGATTAAACATTTTAGTAAATGCTGACAGTAGCAGTTGCACATGTTTCTATGATACCACtctattttttactatttattatcATTCCCAACTGTATCTTGCTGCTTGAACGCCCTGATTTCAACAGAAACATTCAAGGTCCttcaatgttaaaatgtttttttttttttacattcatagttgtagtgaaaataaaacatggacaattgacccttcgctaagcccTGTCCCCAAATGCTACTTGGTCAAACTGTCAGGGCTACCATGGAGGCCACACTGTCACCAACTGCACTGCCTGAAGAAACATCATCTTATTATTGGCAAAACAAATAGCTATTCCTGAAAGAAGCAGCCAGAAGAGTCTACAATATGCGTTTGAGGGATATATACAAGATGTTAAACTGACTCCATAGAGAAATGAGACACACATTAATCATGACAAgcttgaaaatgaagaaaatctgaaacaattgcatgagagtctatggagcagaggcGGACAGTTGTCCTACCCTAGTCAGGGCTGGCTGAAGCTACGCTACAAATGGCCAGTCTGCATTCAAGGTGTATGAATTAGCAAAGAGTTAACTGATGGGTCACATTCATTTTACTACCATCTACAGTTAGCCTGCTGTAGTAGGTGGAGATTAGTTTTTATAAGGCTGTGTGCGTGAATGTGTACCTGCTTGGCTCCAAGCACCACAGGCACCATACACTCTGGCTCGGTGGCCTGGGTGCTCTCATCAATCAGGATGGAGCGGAACTGCATCTTGGCCAAACGAGGATCTCCAGCCCCGACACAGGTACAGCAGATAACATCAGCATTCTGCAAAACAAAGATGACAATTTACAACTATTAAACAGAAGAGGGAGCCAGGAAACCGTGGTGAAAGACCAGGGGGTGTTCCACTGTTATTATGACAAATTGTCCTCCTGTCAGATGGAATTGTTTCTGTAGGGAGATTACTAACACCAATGGTCTAACTGTAAGTGTATTCTTATTGGACCATCATACAAACAACAGCACGTAGTGAAACTTAGcatctgcatttaaccaatcTTAGTTAATAGCAGTGGGCAGCAACTAAAAagaatattgtaaataaagaaTTAGAACAGTCAGAATCAGTTTGAAAATGCATGGAAGAAACTACTTGTTTCATTAGCCTCAAAAATTGTAGCGGGCCTTTTGGTAAACCGAGTTTCAACTTTGGGCCATTTTGGTTTAACACTCTGAAGCTCCTCACCATGAGCAGCTCCCTCTCAGCTGTGCGTTTCAAAGCCCTGTAGCGTTTCTCATCAGCAGATGACAGCTCACCGGTCTCATCCTTCAGCTGCTGTAGCTTCTGAAGCTCTGGCATACTAGGGAGACAAAGACACATCAGGGTTactacagaaaacacacactagAGATGTACACTTCAAAAAATTATCTGTAATCTAGGGCACAAatcttaaaagtaaaaataaccCTGCCGTCGATGTAAACAGGAAGGATAATGTTGACATGGAGTCAGTTTATAAACTTAGATGCATTTATCGCTGGATTACTTCATTACTTTAGTTGGACTACTGCGATCCTGAAGAAAACTTAAAGTCCTGAAGATTCTCAGGCGAGTTCTGTAGTAATAAGGAGCGTCTTTTTCTATGAATTCTGAGTCAATTTATAGACATTCATTCTCAATGGACAGTTCATTTTCATATCCTCTGGAAGTGGAAGTCACACTGAATCTAAACGTGTaatatatctgtctgtgtgttcacattCAACTGGGTTGTGACTGAGGTCCAGAAATAAATGGAGAGAGGGACTCAATATTCTTCTGTTGCCAAAATCCCAAGTCAATCAAATTTAGATCAAGGTCAgccattttaaaatatttgggTGTCCTTGTTGGCATAAACATTAGTCATGCATGACATCCAATTTCATTTCCCTATGCAACCTTCCTTCAGAGGCCTGTACCACGAAGCAGGATTGGGGATTAGTGATGTTACTTCAGggttaactttgttttttcaatgaaaTCGTTGAGTGTGTCGTTGTGTGAACGTAAATTAACAGATTTATAATATCACTGTCTCATAGATAGATCTGACTataattaaatgtgtgtattctgGTAAATGAATATGTTGAAGATCTATttttatggtgtgtgtgtaacaaTATTTTAGCCTTATTCTTTCAGCTGTAGTCCCggtgatgtgaaaaaaaaacctttatatTCTCTCATCATACATTCATATCATATTCAGCTTCTTGAGCCATGTGTTGCAGTGTGACATGTCAGAGTCGTGTCTCACAGTCACAGATGGATGCAGCCTTACTTTGCTACTTTAATGTATAATGCAATTATAAGTTATGGAAGGAAACCTTCTTAATGCTTTgagtaatgtttttaaatgtatttcttataaGCTCCCAACTCTGTTTAACAGCTGCCGGGATTGCAGCTGTCAGACGGACTTGCCAGCTGAAGAAATACAGCTGAAGGAATACGGCTAAAATATTGTCATAAATGCCATAAGAATACATTTCATTGACACATTAACGGAATATACAGATGTAATTAAAGTCAGCTCTACTCATGCTCTCCCGGTCAGcatttttacacattcacacagtagTCAGTTTATTACCAGCTGTCCTTCCTTTGTTTGGCAGTTTAAACTGTGTTGCTTTCAGCTTGAATTACTTGTTGAACTTCTACGTATTTGTCCGATATCATAGTTCtctctatttttaaaatgtgctgcTCTTCTGACTGCAGACTTCTCCATGTTTGTGAACGGTCATATGCTGCCAACACCGCGTTGTACACGCACACATAACCAGATTGAGAAACCCTGGGTTGAATGGGCGAGTTGATAACCAGCTTTGTGGGACTGTTTAGCGAGATCTCGGTTGTTATGGTTAGTTAAGCCACATAACCAAAAGATAAATTGggtatgttaaaaatgtttgttgaaaAGACTTCTGGTGTCAATTAAACACTACTCAACGAAGGTACCAGGAATCTGGACAAGAGTGAGTATGAGCACGAAAACTTGGTGAAATTTGAGGTAAAAGtgacaggagaggaagaacatAGTGGTGTTAAAAAATAACTATGGAGTGCCAAGCCTCTGCTTTGACTAGCATTATAACACTAGAATAGTGTTATAATAACTTTTGAGTCCAGAGTCAATTTCCCAACATGCCACTGACCTGTCCATGTTGCTGATCTGGTTGTGCAGAGCGAGGAAGGATACTGGAGACTCGATGGCTTCCCGGCTCTTAGCACAAAGCCTGACGACCTTCAGTCCAGTCTTGTCAATCTTCTCCGTCAACTGATCCACGGCGATGTTACTTGGAGCACACACCAGAACCGGtctgcaaacagacacacatacacaacatagAGAGTTAAAACAGTAACAATTATGTAAAATAGAGTTGTggaataacaataaatataaaataacagatttctgtaagtatttataaaaataaaaaataatttcttacCCGTTGCCTTGTCGGGACAAGTGGTAGACGATAGTGGCAGAGGTGACTGTCTTCCCAGTGCCAGGAGGACCTTGGATCAGACTCAGAGGCCTCTGCAGCACCGTCTTCACAGCGTACACCTGAACAAGCAAGTAACAAATGGAGTATTCAGGCCAGGTAAACTGTTGCAAATAAAGATCAAATATTTCTTCAAATGTCTATCCTGAGAAAGAACCCACACAACTTAATATAATGCAATAATGATGGTGTGAGATCAAACCAAAAATGTTATCCACAACGGATAACATGGTTTGAGATGAATCACAGGGACTCTGTTTTTGGAGTTCTGACCTGTGAGTGATTGAGGTCGGGCAGGCCCTGGGCAGTGAAGCGCTTTGGCAGCTGGCACTTGATGGTGACATCCTCTACCTCGTGGCCCAGCAGTTTATGGTAAATATACCCAGACACCGAGGTCTCGTCCACCGCAAAAGTCTTCAGGGCACTCTGCATCCTGCATCAACACAAATGTGAGTCATTATCACTTTTTCATCTCTGAACCTCTGTCTTTGGTCTGACATctttattttagaaatgataGACATGGCATATTAACACAAACGTCCCtcctgtaaaaaatacaaacaatatagTTCTATGCACTGTTTATGGGAGGGAAAATATGACGTACTGTAATGTGgagtaatacaaaaaatatgatgaacCACATTAGGGATTTGGGGTTATACATTTGAGCCTACCTGTCAAAGGATGTGGATTTCCACACAAAGTCAACCTGGAAGTTGTGGGGGATTTCCACAGGTGCTCCAACACTGCTTCGCAACTCAATGGCAATTTCATCCCCATAGTCTTAAAACACGGGCTGTTAAGGAAGTAAACATTATGTTGTCTACACCAGTCTAGTTTTATAATTAAAGAGATGATTTGTGTGTAACCGAAATATTCATATTGAATGCAGTGGAAGATGAGGAGAGACCATTGTGTATCCTATGACTGAAAACTCTCACAGGAGACAAAATATATTGAAGAGTGTATGATAAATATCCAACTGCTAACAGTGTAAAGGATACTGTCGGGGACTTTGATGACATGACCTATGCCTTTCCACATCGGGGCCAGGTCTCCCTTGTACCGCAAGCAGATCTCGTCACCTTGCATGAGCCGCATATCTGGGATTGACATAAAACACAAGTTAGACACACTTCTATGCTCAGAATAACCTACAAATAAACTGAGGAGGATGGGCTATGTTTATAAACCAAATGATACAGTACCGTGCACGCACAAAAACCCACtacaaaaacagagacaaatacaTAACCAAGCACACATGCCACCAAAAGATGCAGGGTTGGGGGAGGTTGCGTGCAACTCTCAGGACTGAAGGGAGATGGGGGGCTCTATCTGTACCACAGAACCACTGGGAGGAAGTCAAACTCAGAGAATTACCACCTGAATCCGTCTTGGGCAGTGTGAAATAGGCAATCCGCTTTTTATTCAGCCCCAGGTCCCACCTGACTGTAATATTGTCTTGGGTctgcagaaggaaaaaaaaaagaaaaaaatacaactttaaaatcaactaataataaaaggtcaaaGGCATAAGGTAACATCACCATGGCATTATTCCTGCAACACTAGAGACTCTGCTTAAAAAACAGAGCTTAAGCAAGATGCCTCGCAACAAAAATATGTCTTCATGTGGTCTgaatcacagcagcagaagggGAAGAGCATTATGTTGTTCATCATATTTAGGTGTCCAGTGTGTATTAAAGTATATTTGAAACTATATAATTGAAGACTGGGTTTCTGTTTATTGTCAACCAAACTGTGCGACATATAACCAACCATGGACATCcaagtgaaaaaaacaccagTCACTGAGTTACAAAGTTTCCTACTCAGAAGTGCAGTTCAGGTACCTGGGACTCCTTAAGCTTCTTGTCGTAGTCAGCCTCCAGTTTGACCAAAGGGCCAAAGATGTTTTGGTACTGGTAGGCGTCCTCATAGCGCAGCAGCACATGCTGGGGCTCCTCGTCCACTCCAGGTTTCTCCAGGTCTTCCAGGGTGGCAGTGGGGTTGTCCTGAGGGGACACAAAATGCAAACGTCAATCCAAAGTACATCAAACATCCTATCGCAAAGTCTTATTCCACACACAAACCCTACTGTATGGTGGCAGATCCCTTTTAAAACTGTTATGCCACAGGTGGTTACAATCCCTGTAAGCAGCTGTCACTTAAAGACCTTTAGTCTGTGCTAAAGAACTTAAAGTTTACACCCATCCACTCAGCATTGCTGTAAACATGTATAACTTGAGAAAAAGCCTCCCAGTCTGTCAGCTGTATACCTTCCAGAGCTCCTCCAACTTGTTGATCTGCTGGGCGGTAATCTGACGGGCCCGAAGCTGCTCCTGCTCCGATGGGATCTTCACCAACCAGGACAGAAAGCAGCGGTCCTGGATAAGTGGTTGCCACTGCGAGCTATCCCAGTTGATGTCCTTCAGGCTACTCTGGCTGGCACAGGGCTGCCTGCATGGAGACACAAGGTTCATATAAACGAAAACATAGCTTACGTGTGGAATTTGACAGTAATCGGTCTTCCTGCTGTAATTTCTCAAAGTACTTCTATCTGCATGATCACAGAGAAGGCTAAAGTAATTGCCACAGAGCAGGAGGCACTAGATGAAGGTCTGTGGACATCAGCAGGGAGTTCCCCAAACAACAGCTGCAGACTACAGAGCATTTCTCACTTCTGTGTGACAGTCAAGTCAAATTTGGGGGGAATCTAACAGGTTGTTGAATAATTAATTTGGATATTAATCAGTGCAAGCAAGATgccaaatatatgttttagGTACAAACAGTGTCACCATTACATAGTTTGTACAGATGAgtatataaaagaaaagtatttttaaattattcttagTGTTAATACTAGTTTATATAATTTAGCCTGCAGCTGTTTTGGAGCAGCTAgctttaaatttgaataaaaattgTATTCAGGTAATGTTCTTGACTtcataaacatgtttaagtTTAAGATTGTCTATCCCTGATGAGGGGtaaaaatgtttccataaaagtgtatttttctcaCTTGGCTGACTATTCAGGGACTCTGCATCGGTTTCCTGAGCATCAGGATGCCTGACAACCTGATGACAACTCATGCAACGCAAGgctgaaaaaactaaacaaacctCCTGATAAACTTCCAGTTTCAGAGAAAGGATTTGCATATTTAGCTAGCTCACCCTGCAGAGCAGCGTATAATGACTGTCAATGCTATCATGAATGACCCTCTTGACAGATCATACTGGACCAATCCAGTATGAACACTGGTTACAGGACAGTGTGTCTTTGTACAAGGCCGCAGCACGCACTTACCTGCAGAGTAGCACCACCACGGAATCGGCCTTAGCCGGGATGAAGCCCAGGAGGAAGACGTTGCGACAGCCACAGTTGTAACACTCCAGCACCGTCTCGCCCAGCGGCCCATCCTTATGCAGCGTCACTTCTTTGCATTTGGCTCTCACCAAGTGGTTCACAATGTGGCTGTAATTCACAGAGTCAGAGTCATCCTTGGTAGCATTGCTgcagaaatgtatttacaatTTGCATAACAGCACATAATAACCCACAGCACAGAAGAGGAACAGACAAAATAGACCACTTTAAAGTTTCAAATAAACAATGTCATTCATCATCTGCGTGGCAAAAGTCTAGCTGATTGTGATGTTGGTTATAATAGCAGACTACTCACATTTattgcagtgttgtttttttatttatttattataatataaagttTAAGTGGGGTGTATACATTTGAGTAGCTTAATTTTCTGGTGCTTATATTTGAGGGAATAAGGTGAAAGTGAGTAGAGACTACACACCTGCCAGATGTGTTGCCACGTCCATTACAGAACCACTTCTTGCTCGTGTTGCAGTACACCACACATGCTGGATCGTGAATACCGCAGtagctgcaaaaacaacaatgtatcAAAACCTTATCtgtattacagcagtatatagtCAAAAAGGCACATGTGCACATCTTGCCTAGCCAAAAGCAAGGCCATGCTTACTTGACAAAAGGCTGGATTattaagaaaatacacacatgaCAGTTAGTGACAAAGGACTTAGCATATTGTATCCaacatgtaatgtgtttttaaaaaaattcaacaataaaaatgttttcacatgaaatTTCGTGGGCTCCTGCTCTCGACATACAGGACTTTTTAAAACTCACAGTTAAACGATGAtcttacatttttcattcccattgtatacaaaaaaatggaaCCATGAACTCTGAAAACTCTGGACACAATTcaattgttttcactcaaatagaaaTTCTACATGAACCAGGAATGAAACCTCAAGATTGCCACTTAGGATTTCTAAAAGTCAACTAttgtcaaaaacaaatgaatgtgctatcttcaaaaataatttgtgcCTGAAAATTATTACTTTCCTAAGACAAACACTCCTAACCAAGATCTGTTTAGGAACTTCATCCGAACAAGGTATATATACAATAAGCTTTAAGTATAACTACAGTAATATCATTTTACCCTCCTTTTTCTTAAGATCATATCTTTACATTTGTCAATAACTTCTACAGTTAAAACTCTTTTTCgcatgtatgtaaatgtatatttagtATAATTCTGAATGCTTACAGGAATGTAAATCCAGCattgtaattataaaaaaaatagaatggaCACCAGCACTGTAGCTGGCTGGTGTGTTATGTTTCATTAGTGATTATGTCTCAAATGAGTACTACTTGTGAAGTTTGACAGTATAATGTGCTTATCAGAGAAGTGGTACCTGTTGGTGAGAATTATTAATGTTAGGTTCTGTGTGGTTTGCAAGATGAGGGactacacaaaaaaataagcaCTATGAAAACAGTATTGATTAAtcattaagaaaaacacagccCTAAGATCACTTCCTCTGTGGGGCACAGACATCGAGGCATGGTGTGCCTCCTCTCTCACTACCTGCATGCGTGCAGAGGCAGGTCTTTGGTGTAGTACgtgtcctcctcatcctcctcaaaGTTGAGCTCGGCCAACAGCTGGCTGGCTTTGGCCACGGAGTCATCCAACCCCCCGTTGAGCAGACCCTCATCAGGACCATTTACCTGCAGCACAACAGAAGCTTTACTAAACAAACGGAATGCTAACGATTAGCAGCTAGCGGCTAGCAGACGCAGCGCGGAAACCACAGCTAACTCACTATAAGTGGACAGACTGTAAATGCTCCTGACTGTCATCGTCGGTCATTAAAGTCGAGCTTCCGTGTCTGGTTTGCATTAAACACTTAAAGACCAACGTGATACGACCCATAACATTACTTTAGGAGTTTAAGGAACGGGCTCGCAAGCTAGCAGCGAGCTAACACGGAGCTAGCTAGGTAGCGCTGGATGCAATAATAGCGGGCTAGCATGCAGCTAACCCAGCTAGCCTAGCTAGCCTAGCTAACGTGGGTTAACCGCGCTTTAATGA from Anoplopoma fimbria isolate UVic2021 breed Golden Eagle Sablefish chromosome 8, Afim_UVic_2022, whole genome shotgun sequence includes:
- the upf1 gene encoding regulator of nonsense transcripts 1, translated to MSVEAYGPSSQTLTFLDTEETELLGADTQGSEYDFTDFTLPSQTQTQGQTQSQLDSQVNGPDEGLLNGGLDDSVAKASQLLAELNFEEDEEDTYYTKDLPLHACSYCGIHDPACVVYCNTSKKWFCNGRGNTSGSHIVNHLVRAKCKEVTLHKDGPLGETVLECYNCGCRNVFLLGFIPAKADSVVVLLCRQPCASQSSLKDINWDSSQWQPLIQDRCFLSWLVKIPSEQEQLRARQITAQQINKLEELWKDNPTATLEDLEKPGVDEEPQHVLLRYEDAYQYQNIFGPLVKLEADYDKKLKESQTQDNITVRWDLGLNKKRIAYFTLPKTDSGDMRLMQGDEICLRYKGDLAPMWKGIGHVIKVPDNYGDEIAIELRSSVGAPVEIPHNFQVDFVWKSTSFDRMQSALKTFAVDETSVSGYIYHKLLGHEVEDVTIKCQLPKRFTAQGLPDLNHSQVYAVKTVLQRPLSLIQGPPGTGKTVTSATIVYHLSRQGNGPVLVCAPSNIAVDQLTEKIDKTGLKVVRLCAKSREAIESPVSFLALHNQISNMDSMPELQKLQQLKDETGELSSADEKRYRALKRTAERELLMNADVICCTCVGAGDPRLAKMQFRSILIDESTQATEPECMVPVVLGAKQLILVGDHCQLGPVVMCKKAAKAGLSQSLFERLVVLGIRPIRLQVQYRMHPALSAFPSNIFYEGSLQNGVTAADRIKKGFDFQWPQPDKPMFFYVTQGQEEIASSGTSYLNRTEAANVEKITTRLLKAGAKPDQIGIITPYEGQRSYLVQYMQFSGSLHTKLYQQVEIASVDAFQGREKDFIILSCVRANEHQGIGFLNDPRRLNVALTRAKYGVIIVGNPKALSKQPLWNNLLNNYKEQKVLVEGPLNNLRESLMQFSKPRKLVNTINPGGRFMSTAMYDAREALIPGSAYDRSNAAGRPSNMYFQTHDQIGMIGAGPGHMSAMNIPIPFNLVMPPMPPPSYLGQTNGPAAGRGAMKGKPGRGGRQRVRGSAHQGASQGNGPNSQASQDGASQPFSQGPLTQGYISMSQPSQMSQPGLSQPELSQDSYLGDEFKSQIDVALSQDSTYQGERAYQHGGVTGLSQY